The Bacteroidia bacterium sequence CTTGTAAGGTTGCATCATTTCCCATGCTTCGGCTCTGCGTGCTGCAAAGTCCACTGACCATGAGTAGCGGCTTTCTCCTTTGGTCGCTAACATTTTTGCATAGGTCGGGAATGGCTCGTCTTTTACATTTTCATCTTCCAGCCATTCGCTTGTAAGTGTCGCAGGGAGTTTACTGTCGTCAATGATGTTGCCGTCTTTGTCATAGCCAAAATGTGCCAGTGTCATCGGGGTTTTCTTGCCGACTTTCACCTGTGTAAGGTCGTAGTACCAAATCTTTTCTGTCTTTTTGCCTTTGGTGAAAAACACCAAATTAGTTTTAACGCCTGCACCTGCTGTGGAGAAAACTCCGCCCGGCATACTGATGATTGCCCAAACATTGCACTCGTCAACCAGTTTGCGTTTAGTTTCAACGAATGAACTTTCATTGGTGCGGAACAACAGACCTTCATCCAATACGATTGCACAAGTACCGTCTTTTGATAATTGAGCAATGATGTCTTGCATGAAAAGCACCTGCGTTGAGCTTGTCTCAAACGCATATCTTTTTTGTGCGTCTTTCCCTTCTTTGCCTCCAAAAGGTGGATTGGTAAAAATATAGTCAAAAGTTGAAGGTGCATTTTCAAATAATGCCCCATAAGTAGCCCGATTGGTTAAGGTGTTACCGTGCCAAATGTTAGGTTGGTCAATGCCATGGAGCACAAGGTTTGCCAAGGCAATAGGGAATACCAAGTTCTCTTTTTCCTTGCCAAAAAATGTATCATGTTTCAGCGTATCTATGTCGGTACTCGAAATTTGCTTCCCGAATTTCTGATTGAGAAATTCATAAGCCACTGCCAAAAATCCGCCAGTTCCGCAACAGGGGTCAAAAATGGTTTTGCCCGCTTCGGGGTTTACCGTTAGCACCATTGCTCGGATAACTTCACGGGGTGTAAAAAACTGTCCGCCATCGCTGTTCTTTTCACCCATTTTCAGGAGTAAATCTTCATACACTTGCGACAAGGTGAAAAAATGCGTGTCGTCCACATTGTCTGTATGCAGTTGATGTACTTTATCCAAAATATCCCGCAGATTGGTTTCGCTGTCCACCCGAACCCGTTCAACGGCTGTCATGATGCGACCGATGATGCGTTGCTTGGGTGTGGCGTGTGGGTTGGGTTGCTCCGTTGTTTTGTCAATATCCAAGCCGTGCAGGTGGGGCAATAATTCATTGTTGATGAAATCAAACAGTTTCTTGTCGCCTTTGGCGAAAAGTTCCTGCCGTTTCCAGCCTTGTGGTTTTCCGTCTGATGTTTTGGGGTGGTCGGGTTTATCGCTATAAGGTGCTGCCCAATCTTGCCAACGGAAAGGACTTACCAAGGCAGGCATGTAGCTATTGCCCAATGCTTCGGCTTCTTCCCGTCCTTTTTGTTCCTGTGCATCCAATATGCGTAAAAACAAAATCCAGGTGAGTTCGGGTACATATTGCAATGCACTGGCACAGTTGCTTCTACGCATTACATCACATATAGACTTTACATACGATGACAAAGACTGTGTAGAGCCTATTACTTTTTTTGATTTATTATTTCCTCTTTTTGCTTTCAATTCAAAATTCTTTTAAAGGTTGTGGGACTGCTCAAATACTCTTTCATTTAGAATTGCCAAGTCATTTAATGAAGAATTTATTGCCGTTTTAATTTTTTCTATTTCAAGAAGTTGTGCTGTAATATTCTTCGCAATAATTCTTTGCTGTTCAATTGGAATATCCGGTATTTCAATTGATGAGATTTGGTGTAGATTAATGTTTGGAATTGCACCTCCTACTATAAAATCTAAAAAGTATTGTTGATATTTTTTAGACTGAAGAGTGAAACACAGCCACAATGGGTCAACTTCATCTAAATTAAGCCTTACAAAAGCAACAGCTTGATTGCAGTTAGCTTTAACATCTTTGTCAATATATCCAACTCTACCAATAGTACCAGCAATTGTTATTAGTACATCACCTTTTTGCAATTCAGACCTACTAAGTTTTGAACTTGAACTTTCAGAAATGAACATTCTAACTTTTGAAAAATCAACGGCATTTCCTTGAATATCTTCCCCCCTCAAGAAAGGTAAGCCTGTTGGAGCAAATGTTAGTCCGACAGAAGTTGGAGTAGTACCTTTTGATATAAGTTTCGCTATATCGCCTAATTTAATTGTGTTCATGCTCTAAATAATCTTCCTTTAGCGTCCATAATTACATCATTGGGAGTACCCAATATTCTCAAAGCGTTAATGCCTCCTGCGGCTTTTATTTCGGGTACTTGCCATAGGGCAGGTGTTTCCAAAGAGTCTGTACCGTCTAATGAAAACTGGTAGCCAAATGCTTTCAGCACTGTAGCTGCATTTTTATCAATGCCATCAAACCAAGTTTGGTTTTCGGCTATGTAATGGGAACCTCTTTCTGTGCGTTTCAGTGCTTTGGCTTTGTAGCCCAAATGCCCGAAAAAGTCAAACATATCGTAATCGTTCATCTTGTCAATTTCCTTTATCACTTCGGGTGAAAAGTTGGCTTCCAGAATATGATTGATTAATGATTTCCGTTTTTGTGTTTCAATCCAAAGTTGTCGGAACTCGTCAAGGTTATGTGCTTCGCTCAATACTCGCTGAATAATTTCTTTGCGGTATTCGTCAACAGGTATAGCAATTTCTTTCCCGTCACGGCTGCCCAATATAAACCGCCCTTGCGGAGTAATTTTTACGGCATGTCCACGCACTTCGCCAATGGCAGGTGCTTCGCCACCGCCACCGCCTGTGTCGCCTCCATCATCACCGCCTCCGCCATTGCCACCACCGTCTTTTGGTTTGCGTGGCTTGGAGATAAATTCCGTTCCGAACAGGTCCGTAACACCTGTGTAATCGTAAAGCCAAAATTTGTATTTCTCGGTTTCTTCGTGTATGCGTGTACCACGCCCCACCATTTGGTAAAACTTAATGGCAGATTTCAGATAGCGGAAAAACACCACGGCATTCAGCCGTTCTATGTCCACACCTGCTTCCAGCAAGTCCACCGTGCAGGCAATAAATGCTCTTTGCCCTGAACCTCGCATGGGTTCTATTTTGTCAGCACCGTTGTTAGTGCCGCCCATGCATTTAAAAGCATAATCGTCTTTGATAACCTGATTATTTTCTTTGCACCATTTGCTGTAAAGATTATTCATGTACATCACCACTCGGTCAGCATGAAT is a genomic window containing:
- a CDS encoding type I restriction-modification system subunit M, which codes for MKAKRGNNKSKKVIGSTQSLSSYVKSICDVMRRSNCASALQYVPELTWILFLRILDAQEQKGREEAEALGNSYMPALVSPFRWQDWAAPYSDKPDHPKTSDGKPQGWKRQELFAKGDKKLFDFINNELLPHLHGLDIDKTTEQPNPHATPKQRIIGRIMTAVERVRVDSETNLRDILDKVHQLHTDNVDDTHFFTLSQVYEDLLLKMGEKNSDGGQFFTPREVIRAMVLTVNPEAGKTIFDPCCGTGGFLAVAYEFLNQKFGKQISSTDIDTLKHDTFFGKEKENLVFPIALANLVLHGIDQPNIWHGNTLTNRATYGALFENAPSTFDYIFTNPPFGGKEGKDAQKRYAFETSSTQVLFMQDIIAQLSKDGTCAIVLDEGLLFRTNESSFVETKRKLVDECNVWAIISMPGGVFSTAGAGVKTNLVFFTKGKKTEKIWYYDLTQVKVGKKTPMTLAHFGYDKDGNIIDDSKLPATLTSEWLEDENVKDEPFPTYAKMLATKGESRYSWSVDFAARRAEAWEMMQPYKERVAELREENIPLKEQLKVHKKEKKDKEEIEALEEKISAIEKEIKEQEAIISDIDAKVFDLKAVNPNAVVKVDTRTTIEVIENIETQSKIVKDAMSKLKMLLNQTVKTETT
- a CDS encoding restriction endonuclease subunit S, which codes for MNTIKLGDIAKLISKGTTPTSVGLTFAPTGLPFLRGEDIQGNAVDFSKVRMFISESSSSKLSRSELQKGDVLITIAGTIGRVGYIDKDVKANCNQAVAFVRLNLDEVDPLWLCFTLQSKKYQQYFLDFIVGGAIPNINLHQISSIEIPDIPIEQQRIIAKNITAQLLEIEKIKTAINSSLNDLAILNERVFEQSHNL